TCCATGAAGTCGGCGGATAACCTCCTGTGCTGGACCAGTTTCATCGTGCTGGCGTGCCCCTCGCGCTGGATGCTGCGCAATATCGTGTGGCTGTGGGGGACTGCCCTCAGGAAAGTGGGGCGAGCCATGTCGCACTCATTTTTCTGGAAGACCCCGGGGACGAACCTATGACCACCGCACCGATCGTGCTCTTTGTGTACAACCGCCCCTGGCACACCCGCCAGACGGTGGAGGCCCTCGCAAGGAACCCCCTGGCTCCGGAATCCGATCTCCTTGTCTATTCCGATGCCGCAAGGACAGCGGCTGCCGCCGAGGCGGTGGGGGAGGTGCGCGCCTACCTGAAAACGATCCGCGGCTTCAGATCGGTGCAGGTAACGGAACGGGAGGAGAACCTCGGGGTGGCGCGCTCGGTCATTGCGGGGGTGTCCGATGCCATCGGGAAATTCGGCGAGGCCATCGTCGTCGAGGACGACCTGGTGACTTCCCCCCACTTTCTGGGGTACATGAACGACGCCCTCCGGCTGTACCGCGACGTGGAGGAGGTCGTGAGCATTCACGGCTATCTCTACCCGGTGGCGCAGACGCTGCCGGAGTCCTTTTTCCTCAAAGGCGCGGACTGCTGGGGGTGGGCGACCTGGAAGCGGGGGTGGGACCTCTTCGAGCCGGACGGGAGAAAGCTGCAGGCCGCTCTCGCCGCCCGCAAGCTGGAGCGGCGCTTCGAATTCAACGGCACCTATCCGTACTGCCGCCTCCTGGAGGATCAGATCGCGGGGCGGAACGATTCCTGGGCCATCAGGTGGTACGCCAGCGCCCTCCTGCACGACAGGCTGACCCTCTACCCCGGGAGGTCGCTGGTGCACAATATCGGCAACGACCTGAGCGGCACCCACTGCGACAACGTCCGTTGCTACGATACGGAGATGTCCAGCCGCCCCATCTCTCTGGCGCCCCTGCCGCCGGAGGAGGACCGCTTCGCTCTGCATGCCTTCGAGTGCTACTTCAGGAAAATCCGGCCGTCGCGTTGCCAAAGGCTCCTCGCCCGTCTGGCGGGAGTGTTCCGATGATGCACCGTGTCAGGAACCGGCTTTCCAGGTGGCTCCCCCCCGCCCTCGTCGACTGCCTCGCCCGCAGGAAAAGGGTGTATGGCTACTTCGGCGACTACTCCTGCTGGGAGGACGCCAGACGGGCCTCTGGCGGCTACGACTCCGGCCACATCCTGGAAAAGGTGTGCGCGTCACTGCTCAAGGTGAAGCAGGGGGTGGCGGTCTATGAGAGGGACTCGGTCCTTTTCGACGAGGTGCAGCACGCCTGGCCCCTGCTGGCGGGACTGCTGTGGATCGCCTCCCGGGAGGATCACCGGCTGAACCTGCTGGACTTCGGCGGTTCTCTCGGGAGCAGCTACTATCAGTGCCGCGCCTTTCTGCAGCATCTCCCGCAGCTCAGGTGGAGCATCGTCGAACAGGAAGCGTTTGTCAGGCGCGGTAGGGAGCTCTTCGAGGACGAGGTGCTCAGATTCTACTACTCGCTGGATGAATGCATCTGCGACCGCAATCCCGACGTGGTCCTCCTTTCCAGCGTGCTGCCGTACCTCGAAAGCCCGCATCGCACCGTCAGCGACATCCTGAGCCGCGCCCCTTCCTACGTCGTAGTGGACAGGACCCCCTTCATCGAGGGGAGGGGGGACCGTCTCACCGTGCAGGTCGTGCCGCAGGAGATTTACGGGGGGAGCTATCCCGCGTGGATGCTCGGGGAGGACCCTTTCCTGGAGCTTTTCAGCGAAGCGTACGAGGTGATTGCGCGCTTTGACGCCCTGGGGGGGGAGATCGACCTGGGAGACGAGGTGGCGCGCTTCAAGGGCTTTCTCTTCGCGAAGCGGGGGAGCTCCAGGGGGTGAGAATGCGCGGCGTTGGAGTGGAGGACGAGGAACCGATGGGTGATCGATGGCAGGCCAGGGAGTGCGCCCCGGAGCAGGGTGCGGCAACGGTACCGATGCGTAATTTCTGCACCCTTTTCGACGCGAACTATCTCACCCGGGGGGTGCTGATGCACCGCTCCCTCATGGAGGCCGGCGAGCCGTTCACCCTCTACGTGGTCTGTTTCGACCCCCTCTCCCTGCAAGTGCTGCAGCGCCTCGCCCTGCCGCATCTGGTGCCGATTGCGCTGGAGGAGTTCGAATCCCCCCCTTTGCGGGAGGTGAAGAAGAGCCGCTCCAGGGCAGAGTACTGCTGGACCTGCGCGAGCCACGTGATCCGCTATGTGCTGGAGCGCTTCCGGCTGGAGGAGGTGACCTATCTCGACGCCGATCTCTTCTTCTACCGCCCCCCCTCCTCGGTGCTGGCTGAATACGACGCAACGGAGGGATCGGTACTGTTGACCGAGCACCGCTTCGCCCCGCTCTTTGAAAGCCACCTGGAGTACGGGCGCTACTGCGTGCAGTTCGTCACCTTCAGAAACGACCGCAGGGGGAGGGAGGCGCTCGACTGGTGGTGTGAGCGCACCCTCGAGTGGTGCCACGACAGGCTGGAGGACGGGCGCTTCGGCGACCAGAAGTACCTGGACGACTGGCTGGAGCGCTTTGAGGGGGTGCGGGTAAGCTCGCATATCGGAGCGGGGGTGGCGAACTGGAACGTGCGGCAGTACCGGGTTGCCGGCAGCAGCGAGGCGCCCACGGTGGACGGGGTTCCGGTCCTCTTTTTCCACTTCCACATGGTGAAGTTATTCGTGAGCGGCAGGATCGACCTTGGGTACCTGCCGCTGCCACGCGAGGCGGTGGAGATCCTGTATCTCCCGTACTTGAGACGGCTGGCGACCGTGGAACGGGAAGTCGCGCTCCTGTGCCCCGGTTTCGCCACGGCTCTCATGCCGGACCGCCATCCGCTGGCACGCGCCATCAGC
The DNA window shown above is from Geomonas sp. RF6 and carries:
- a CDS encoding glycosyltransferase translates to MTTAPIVLFVYNRPWHTRQTVEALARNPLAPESDLLVYSDAARTAAAAEAVGEVRAYLKTIRGFRSVQVTEREENLGVARSVIAGVSDAIGKFGEAIVVEDDLVTSPHFLGYMNDALRLYRDVEEVVSIHGYLYPVAQTLPESFFLKGADCWGWATWKRGWDLFEPDGRKLQAALAARKLERRFEFNGTYPYCRLLEDQIAGRNDSWAIRWYASALLHDRLTLYPGRSLVHNIGNDLSGTHCDNVRCYDTEMSSRPISLAPLPPEEDRFALHAFECYFRKIRPSRCQRLLARLAGVFR
- a CDS encoding methyltransferase, TIGR04325 family, producing the protein MMHRVRNRLSRWLPPALVDCLARRKRVYGYFGDYSCWEDARRASGGYDSGHILEKVCASLLKVKQGVAVYERDSVLFDEVQHAWPLLAGLLWIASREDHRLNLLDFGGSLGSSYYQCRAFLQHLPQLRWSIVEQEAFVRRGRELFEDEVLRFYYSLDECICDRNPDVVLLSSVLPYLESPHRTVSDILSRAPSYVVVDRTPFIEGRGDRLTVQVVPQEIYGGSYPAWMLGEDPFLELFSEAYEVIARFDALGGEIDLGDEVARFKGFLFAKRGSSRG